One region of Hymenobacter sediminicola genomic DNA includes:
- a CDS encoding bestrophin family protein: protein MYIRKNLRWRVIWKFAWQGLVVFTLYSVLVCILYRLVGLRSVSIPWQPVATLGIAVSFYIGFKNNGSYDRFWEGRQLWGSIVNYSRTWAIQSLEYVTSVVDAPGVDAPAASRAELTLRHRRLVYRQIAWCNALRLNLRRQNDQWDEQVAPFLDPAESAEMRRKQNPPAHLLRQQAADLRILREERGLLNDFQHVNMMTSIEQFNNLQGGCERIKNTPFPRQYAFYSFIFVWLFAALLPLGLIGEFEKMGPDHIWLTVPFSVLVSWVFNTIEIVGHTSENPFENEMNDVPMTAICRTIEIDLREMLGETHLPPKLAPIDDILY from the coding sequence GTGTATATCCGCAAGAATCTTCGCTGGCGTGTAATCTGGAAATTCGCCTGGCAAGGACTGGTCGTATTTACGCTGTATTCCGTGCTGGTCTGCATTCTGTATCGGCTGGTTGGGTTGCGCTCCGTATCTATTCCGTGGCAGCCAGTAGCCACGCTAGGTATAGCGGTGTCGTTCTACATCGGCTTCAAAAACAACGGCTCATACGACCGTTTCTGGGAAGGGCGGCAGCTATGGGGAAGCATCGTAAACTACAGCCGCACCTGGGCTATACAGTCGCTGGAATACGTGACGTCGGTAGTGGACGCGCCGGGGGTTGATGCCCCTGCCGCCTCTCGTGCCGAGCTGACACTGCGCCACCGCCGGCTGGTATACCGCCAGATTGCCTGGTGCAATGCCCTACGACTGAACCTACGGCGCCAAAACGACCAGTGGGACGAGCAGGTAGCGCCTTTCCTCGACCCTGCCGAGTCGGCGGAGATGCGCCGCAAACAGAACCCACCTGCTCATCTGCTGCGCCAGCAGGCCGCCGACTTACGCATCCTGCGCGAGGAACGCGGGTTGCTGAACGATTTTCAGCACGTGAACATGATGACCAGCATCGAGCAGTTCAACAACCTGCAGGGGGGCTGTGAGCGAATCAAGAATACCCCATTTCCGCGCCAGTATGCCTTCTACAGCTTCATTTTTGTGTGGCTGTTTGCCGCACTGCTGCCGCTGGGCCTAATTGGGGAGTTTGAGAAAATGGGCCCCGACCATATCTGGCTGACCGTGCCTTTTTCGGTGCTGGTGTCGTGGGTGTTTAATACCATCGAAATAGTGGGACATACCAGCGAGAACCCCTTCGAAAACGAGATGAACGATGTGCCGATGACGGCCATCTGCCGCACCATCGAAATTGACCTGCGCGAGATGCTCGGCGAAACTCATCTGCCGCCTAAGCTGGCCCCAATCGACGATATTCTATATTAA
- a CDS encoding cyanophycinase, giving the protein MAKRPNSSSTAGAATARKKSTAPHHPASANCPHPKGILIPIGGAEKRGVDAQKTPTSDDMASESILQRFVNELPNKGPILVIPTASEKAEEAGKEYVDIFKSLGASRVDVLHIESRQQANAEESLQLLEKAEGIMFTGGDQLRLTALLGGTQLQRRIKERYTHERFVIAGTSAGATAMSTPMIYQGRNDAGMLKDEIHITTGLEFLHDVAIDTHFVARGRIVRVAQIIATNPACVGLGLEENTGVVITKGRELEVIGEGIVVIVDGTSCSSTNIHEIQPGEPFTIRDLRVHLLSRGEKYTLPILEQMHV; this is encoded by the coding sequence ATGGCCAAACGCCCTAATTCTAGCTCTACGGCCGGTGCTGCTACCGCCCGCAAAAAAAGCACTGCGCCCCACCATCCGGCTTCTGCTAACTGCCCGCATCCGAAGGGCATCCTCATTCCGATAGGTGGGGCCGAGAAACGAGGGGTTGATGCGCAGAAAACACCGACTTCTGATGACATGGCGTCGGAGTCGATTCTGCAGCGTTTCGTGAATGAACTGCCGAATAAAGGGCCCATACTCGTGATTCCCACGGCCTCGGAGAAAGCGGAGGAAGCAGGTAAAGAGTACGTGGACATTTTTAAAAGTTTGGGAGCTAGCCGCGTCGATGTGCTCCATATTGAGTCGCGGCAGCAGGCCAATGCGGAAGAAAGCCTGCAGCTGCTGGAAAAAGCCGAAGGAATCATGTTTACGGGAGGCGACCAACTGCGCCTTACGGCTCTGCTGGGTGGCACGCAGCTGCAGCGGCGCATCAAGGAGCGCTACACGCACGAGCGGTTTGTAATTGCGGGAACCAGCGCTGGGGCCACAGCCATGAGCACGCCCATGATTTACCAGGGCCGCAACGACGCCGGCATGCTGAAAGACGAAATCCACATCACCACCGGCCTGGAGTTCCTGCACGATGTGGCCATTGACACGCACTTTGTGGCCCGCGGCCGGATTGTGCGCGTCGCACAGATTATTGCTACCAACCCGGCCTGCGTCGGGCTAGGTTTGGAAGAGAATACCGGTGTTGTCATCACCAAAGGCCGCGAACTGGAGGTAATCGGGGAGGGCATTGTGGTGATTGTGGACGGCACTAGCTGTTCTTCCACGAATATTCACGAAATCCAGCCTGGGGAGCCATTTACCATCCGCGACTTGCGGGTGCACCTGCTCAGCCGGGGCGAGAAGTACACGCTGCCCATACTGGAGCAGATGCACGTGTAG
- a CDS encoding MutS-related protein encodes MPVSAAIRPLTVSPAEVFTENLTTHTAQEQHYASRHQLGGWLRVVLFGGGAFGAWWLFSQGYLLPGIAFVAAVWLAFMAMVRWHGRMSYQREHHRLLARLNQDELNRLAGNLDGFDPGLRYLDTQHPYAADLDVFGAHSLFQLLNRASTRLGQDWLAGWLLRPALADVVRARQQATAELAPDVAWTQEWQARARHFPRQQADPREFSAWLAHPDFFAGKPWLKPLLVLLPLLSVGAMVAWGLGAGFYPLVVVQLAIGVLNGRLALARTEYAEQATAMRDALRATQAQLALFEDESAPDWQAARLRQLRETLRAASHGTAATRRLGQLATVAGLFRGREHPLGALLLNSLLLWDLHAMWQLERWKRDLGPELTTVLEVQAELEALISLAGWQFGNPTYTTPELSSAPLEVTAEALGHPLIFAARRITNDFQTSGYGQTAVITGSNMAGKSTFLRTVGLNMVLALAGGVACARRLRLSPAQVFTAMRTQDNLAESTSSFYAELKRLKLLLDLSNNEDASHGNNQQAPVADALPVFYLLDEILKGTNSLDRHRGARALLRQLHQRPAAGLISTHDLELAALETEWPDQVRNFSFNSTFSGGEIHFDYHLTPGACRAFNASQLMQLMGIEVDG; translated from the coding sequence GTGCCCGTTTCTGCTGCTATTCGCCCGCTTACTGTTTCGCCTGCCGAAGTCTTCACCGAAAACCTGACTACCCACACGGCGCAGGAGCAGCACTACGCCAGCCGCCACCAATTGGGGGGCTGGCTGCGGGTGGTACTGTTTGGGGGCGGCGCGTTCGGCGCGTGGTGGCTCTTTTCGCAGGGGTACCTGCTGCCGGGTATTGCATTTGTAGCAGCGGTATGGCTGGCCTTCATGGCAATGGTGCGCTGGCATGGCCGCATGAGCTACCAGCGCGAGCATCACCGCCTGCTGGCCCGCCTCAACCAAGACGAGCTAAACCGCCTGGCCGGCAATCTGGACGGCTTCGACCCGGGCCTGCGTTACCTCGATACACAGCATCCGTACGCTGCCGACCTCGACGTATTCGGCGCCCACTCGTTGTTCCAGCTGCTCAACCGTGCCTCTACCCGGCTGGGCCAAGACTGGCTGGCCGGCTGGCTGCTCCGGCCCGCCCTGGCCGATGTGGTACGTGCCCGCCAGCAAGCCACCGCCGAGCTGGCCCCCGATGTAGCCTGGACCCAGGAGTGGCAGGCGCGCGCCCGTCATTTTCCGCGCCAGCAAGCCGACCCGCGCGAATTCAGCGCCTGGCTGGCCCACCCCGATTTCTTTGCCGGCAAGCCTTGGCTGAAGCCGTTGCTGGTGCTGCTGCCACTGCTGTCGGTAGGAGCTATGGTGGCTTGGGGACTAGGAGCCGGCTTCTATCCATTAGTAGTGGTGCAGTTGGCTATTGGAGTGCTGAACGGGCGGCTGGCGCTAGCTCGTACAGAATATGCCGAGCAGGCCACCGCCATGCGCGACGCGCTACGGGCCACACAGGCCCAATTGGCGCTGTTCGAGGACGAATCGGCCCCGGATTGGCAGGCGGCGCGGCTGCGGCAGCTGCGCGAGACGCTGCGGGCAGCCAGCCACGGCACTGCTGCCACGCGCCGCCTTGGGCAGCTGGCCACGGTAGCCGGTCTGTTCCGGGGGCGGGAGCATCCGTTGGGGGCACTGCTCCTGAATAGCTTATTGCTCTGGGACTTGCATGCCATGTGGCAGTTGGAGCGCTGGAAGCGCGACTTGGGTCCGGAACTGACTACCGTGCTGGAAGTGCAGGCCGAGCTGGAAGCCCTCATCAGCCTTGCCGGCTGGCAATTCGGCAACCCCACCTATACCACTCCTGAGCTAAGCAGTGCGCCCCTCGAAGTGACAGCCGAAGCTCTGGGCCATCCGCTCATCTTCGCGGCACGCCGCATCACCAACGATTTTCAGACCAGTGGCTACGGTCAGACGGCCGTTATTACGGGCTCCAATATGGCCGGCAAAAGCACGTTTTTGCGGACTGTGGGCCTGAACATGGTACTGGCCCTGGCCGGTGGGGTTGCGTGCGCCCGACGCTTACGCCTCAGTCCGGCCCAGGTGTTCACGGCCATGCGTACCCAGGACAATCTGGCCGAAAGCACCTCTTCCTTTTACGCCGAGCTGAAACGGCTTAAGCTGCTACTGGACCTGAGTAATAACGAAGATGCCAGCCACGGAAACAACCAGCAGGCACCCGTAGCGGATGCGTTGCCGGTGTTTTATCTGCTCGATGAGATTTTGAAAGGCACCAACTCCCTGGACCGCCACCGCGGAGCCCGGGCGCTGTTGCGGCAGTTGCACCAGCGCCCTGCCGCCGGGCTCATCAGCACCCACGACCTGGAACTGGCAGCTCTGGAAACCGAATGGCCAGACCAAGTGCGCAACTTTAGCTTCAACAGCACCTTCAGCGGCGGCGAAATCCACTTCGACTACCACCTTACGCCCGGTGCCTGCCGCGCCTTCAATGCCAGCCAGCTTATGCAGTTGATGGGAATTGAGGTTGACGGGTGA